Within the Halobaculum limi genome, the region GGCGCGTCGAGGCGGGGTCGTGGGCGTCGACGGTGCCGGGGACGCTCACCGCCGAGTGGCGCATTGGCGTCGCACCCGGCGAGACGGTCGACGAGGTGGAAGCCGAGTTCGAGGAGCGACTCGCCGCGGTCGTCGCCGAAGACGAGTGGCTTCGGGAGCATCCGCCCGCGTTCGACCGCTTCTCAATTATGTTCGAACCCGCAGAGATCGACGCGGACGAACCCGTCGTCACGTCCCTGCAGACGGCGATGGAGGCGGAAGGCCTGTCGGACACCGCACCGACCGGTGCGACCTACGGCGCGGACAATCGCCACTACGTCGCTGTGGGCGTCCCGACCGTCGTGTTCGGCCCCGGTACCATCGACCAGGCGCACTTCCCCGACGAGACCATCCGCTGGCCGGAGGTGGAGACGGCGCGAGATGTGTTCGCGGAGACAGTCGTGCGGTTCCTCGGTGACGGAGAACGGCCGACGTAACTCGGGGACTCGACCTTACAGGTACTCGTCGAGGGCGTCCGCGACCACCTCGCCCGGGTCGCGGTTCTCGATAGATGCGCGGTCGCGAAGCAGTCGATAGGTGTCCAGCGGCAGGTCCAAACGGAGCGTCCCCGGACTGACGTCTTCCTCCCGGAGCGCCGCCTCGGGGTCGACGTCGTCGTTGACCGCCGAGGCGACACGGCGGACCTCCCGGACGGTCAAGTCGGCGTCGAGGACGGCCCACGCCAGCGTGAAGCGGGCGTCGCCGGCGACGCGAGCGATGTGTTTGGCGGCAGTCGGCGCGATGTGGCCGCGAGCGACGTGGCGACGAATCGACTCGGGGAGGTCGTGGACCCGTGCCCACTTGCGGATGAACGACACCTCGACGCCGTCGCCGGCGGCCTCGGCGGCGGCCTTGTACGATCCGTGCCCGCGCACGAGCGCCGCACACGCCGCGGCCCCGCGGAGCATCACGACGTTGTCGTCGCCGCCGACCGCCTCGGTCGCGAATCGGTGGACGGTGTCGGCGGCGGCGGCGAGGCTCTCCTCGTCGTCGGGGTCGAAGCGGGCGGCCTCTCGAGCCCGCTCGCCGGTGACCGCAGGGTCGCCGCGGACGACTGGCTCACCGACCTCCGCCTCGCGGTCGACGGGTCGCGGGGCCGACCCACGTGGTCGCTCGCTATCGCCTCGCTCGCGACGGCCGTCGTCGTCCCGGCCGTCGCCGGGCCGCTCGTAACTCATTACCGTCCCGTCGAAGCCGTCGGGGCAAAAGGCTCTCGGGGGTGGCCAACTTCGCCACACGTCCGTTGCCGGTGCGACCGATGTCTCGCTCTCGCCCGTCGACTTGGCGTCTCCCCACACCGCGTATCGACGCGGCTTTGCCGAGGCCGGCCCGAGCGGCCGATATGCTTCGGTACGTCACGACGAACGCGGGGAAGGTCCGAGAGGCACGCGAGTACCTCGGCGATGCGGTGACGCAACTGAACTTCGACTACACCGAGGTCCAGGCCGCCGATCTCGCACCCATCGCCGCCTACGGTGCCCGGGAGGCGTACCGCCACGCCGACGAACCCGTCCTCGTCGACGACGCCGGCCTGTTCGTCTACGGCTTCGACGGCTTCCCCGGTCCGTACTCCGCGTTCGTCGAGGACACCCTCGGCGTCGAGGCGGTCCGTCGCCTCGTCACGAGCGAACTCGACGACACCAGCGCCGAGTTCCGCTGCGTGCTGGCGTACTGCGACGGCGAGGCGTTCGACGCCTCCCCAGACCCCGTCGACCGCGACGACCGCGTCGCCGCTGCGGCCGCCGGTCCCGACGCCGGCGAGGAGGGGGCAGAGGCGGATGCACTCCCCGTGAAACTGTTCGAGGGCGTCGTCCGCGGCGACATCGTCGAGGCGCGCGGCGACGGCGGCTTCGGCTACGACCCAATCTTCGAGTACGACGGGTCGACGTTCGCGGAGATGGGGCCCGACGAGAAGAACGCCATCTCCCACCGCGGGCGGGCGTTAGAGAAGTTTGGGGAGTGGTTTCAGGAACGGTAGTTCCTGAACGCAGACGAGGCCAGAGCGTAGCGAGGGTCTCGGCGTGGTTCGCCGACCGGTAGGGAGGCGAACTACAGAAGTCGAGCGAACGCCGCGGTTTTACGCCGTTCGCCCGTTCCACCGCGTATGCCCCGCGCGGTCGCCATCAACGTCGCCGCCAACACGAACCTCCCGGGTCGCCGCGGCCCCGTTCGCTCCGATGGGTCGTTCGTCTACGTCCCGATTCCAGAGCGTGAGCCGACGGGCGAGGCGGTTCCGACGTACGCCGACCTCGACCTCGCGCCGTACGTCCCCGACGACGCGGCCGACCTGCCGGTCCACCTCGACCCCGAATTCGCGGGTGCGCTCGGCTGCGACGCCTACACCTACGGCGACCCACACGGCGTGAAAGCCGGGCCGCTCTCGCGCCTCGACCCCGGAGACTCGCTGTACTTCTACGCGACGCTGACCGTGACCGACGACGACGCCGACCGCGCCGATTGGCTTCCCCCGGACTGGGGGAGTTTCCTCGTCGGCGAGTTCCGCGTCGCGGAGGTGCTCACCGGCGACGACTACCGCGCGGCCGACGACGCGACCCGCGAGCGATTCGCGTCGAACGCCCACGTCAAGCGGGAGTCGTTCGACGCGGCGGTCCTCGTCCGCGGCGACCCCGACGCCTCTCGACTGTTCGACCGGGCGGTGCCGCTCTCGTCGCCGACGGGCGGCACCGACGCGAATCACCTCGTCACCGACCTCTCTGCCGACTCGGGGAAAGGTCCGTGGTGGCGACGCGTCCTTCGGTACGACGCCGACGCGACGGCGACGCTCCGGGAGCGAGTCGAGACGGATCCCACTGTGTGGGTCGAATAGCGGCCGGACTGGCGACCGGTACGTGCGCCGGCCACACGTCGGACGTGCGTCGGACGCCGCCGCGGGCTTTATCGCGTCTCCTCGGCGTGTACGCGTATGCGATCGAACGCGACACGACGCGCCCTCCTCGCCGGCGTCGCCGGCGCGGCGACGGTCGGCCTCGCGGGGTGTGCAGGGGCCGCGGGTGGCGACGCCGGGAACGCCGCCGACGCCGGCGGCAGCCTCGGCGACGGGAACGCCCGCCTCGCGTACGTCCGTCTCGTCAACCGCCACGCGACGGCCCACACCGTCCACCTCCTCGTCCAACGCGCGGGCGAACCAGTCCACTGGTCGAGCCACGACCTCGCCGAGAGCGACGCCGCGAGCGGAGAGGCTGCTCGGACGGTCGACCGAACGTGGGGCAGCGACCCAGGCGCGTACTCCGTGTACGTCCGCCTCGACGACGCCGACGAGTGGACGGAGGTGTCGGTCGGCGACGGGTCGGCCGACTGCTACGGAATCGAGACACGCATCACAGCCGAGGGCGGCGTCGAGTCGCTGTTCGCACGAAACCCCGAGGGCTGTGGCGGGTCGACCGCGAGCGACGACGCCTGAAGCGATCTATCGTCTGCTCGCCCCGCTTACGGCCTGATGTACGCGTAGCCCTGATTCTGTAGTCTGGTGAGTTCGCCAACTCCGGACGAGGCCCGCTCGACGCCAGCGGGAAGGTCGTCAAGGGTCGCTGTCGCGCCGCGAAGGGCGTTCGAGCAGACCCGGAACGCGGTGGCCGCATCGTCGCTGTCGTCACCGGCGGCGAGGACCGTCTCGACTCGGTCGCGGCCGTCGCTGTCGACTGCGGCGTCGATGACGACGGGGTTGTCGACGACGACGGCGACGCTCGTCACGTTGAGGGTGTCGTCGGCGAGGAGGTTCTGCACCTTCGCGTCGACGTACGAGAGTTGATTGGTCGTGGAGACGTGAAAGACAGTTCGCATACGTACCCGCTGGAGACACCGAAGGGTCGGCGTTTCGGTTGCGTCCGCTGTAAACCACAGGATGCGCCGACCGGGAATTGAACCCGGACTTTAGCCTTGGGAAGGCTATGTCCTACCATTGGACCATCGGCGCTCAGTTCGCTCGCGCGGCGTCGACGCGCTTGCGTCCACCGCTTTCTACCCCACCGTAACACTTCAACTAATCGGTCGTCGCTGTCGCTGGAAAAGTGAACGCGCGTCCACCGGCGAAGCCGCGTACGTGGGTATTAGTCGCCTGACTCCCTATCCTTCACCGATGAGCGAATCCGTCCTCCTCGACGAGGAATCGACCCCGTTGGACTTGCGCCTCTCCGAGGCGGAACTCGACCGCGTCCACGACCACCTCACGGACTTCATCGCCGACCAGGTAGCCGCCGCGGGCGCCGAGGGGGCCGTGCTGGGACTCTCGGGCGGCATCGACTCCACCACCGTCGCGTATCTCGCGGTCGACGCCCTCGGGAAGGAGAACCTCCGCGGCCTGGTGATGCCGGGGTCTGTCAACACCGAGGAGAACATGAGCGACGCCGAACGCGTCGCTGAGGACCTGGGCATCGAGTACGACGTCGTCGAGATCGAACCCATCGCGCAGACGTTCTACGACGTGCTCCCCGACGCGGCTGACGACAAGATGGCCGAGAGCAACGTCCGCGTCCGCATCCGGGCCGTCCTCAACTACTTCGCCGCCAACGCGGACAACCGCCTCGTCCTCGGGACGGGCAACCGAAGCGAGGCGCTCACGGGCTACTTCACGAAGTACGGCGACCAGGCGGTCGACTGCAACCCCATCGGCACCCTCTACAAACAGCAGGTGCGGCAACTCGCCGCCCACGTCGGCGTCCCCCACGACCTCGTGATGAAGACGCCCTCGGCGGAGATGTGGACCGGCCAGACCGACGAGGAGGAGATGGGACTCGACTACGACACGCTCGATGCGGTGCTGGCGCTCCACATCGACGGGCCGCTCTCGACGGCCGCGACGGTCCGTGCCCTCGACGTGACCGAAGCACAGGTCGCCCGCGTCGAGGAACTGTACGAGTCCTCGAAACACAAACGGGCGATGCCGCCCGCGCCCGCCGAGTTGACGCTGTAGGTCGGTCGAGTCGCTAGTGTCTACGGCTGGGACTCCTGTGCCGACACAAGACGTTTACCAGCGGCTTGTGGACCTGCGAATATGTCCCTCCGCGCTCGCCCGTCCGCGGTGGTCGTCGTCGCGGCCGCGGTCGTCGCCCTCCTCCTCGCAGCGGTCGCCCCCGTCGTCGCGAGCCCCGCCCCCGTACAGGCGTGCTCACCCTGCGATCGCGGCTTCACCTCCGCCGCACAGCAACACGACCTCGTCACCGACGTTGCCTCCAGCGAGGCGACCGTCCGGATGCACCGCAACGACTCTGCGACGTGGACCGTCCGCGTCGTCCCGACCAACGAGACGGTGCTGAACGCCCTCGCAGAGAACGAGACGCTCGCCCGCAGCGTCGCGGGCGACAGCTTCGGCGTCCGCTACGGCGGCGACATCGAGCACGAACTGCTCGCGGCCGACGTGCGTGACGGCGCGTTCGTGGTTCGCTACCGGACGCTGAACGTGGTCGAAGCGGGGCCGTTCGACACGCACGTCCTCACGTACTTCCGCGACTCGCCGGGCCAGTACATCTACACCGACCTCGGCGCGGACGAACTCACCGTCGTCGCGCCCGAGGACACCACCGTCGCCCGTGGCTTCGGCGACGTCGACGGCCGCCGGATGACCGCGACGGCGCTTCCCGACACGCCCGACGGTCCATTCGTCGTCGCCGCGCCGTCGGGGACGCCGTTGTCGGGCGTCGTTGGCTGGCTGACGGTGGTGTCGATACTCTCGTCGGTCATCGTCCGCAACCTCGTCGCGTTCGTCGCGATACCCGCGCTCGTGCTGTTGGGCGGCGTTGCGGCGCTCCGACGGAGTCGTCGGCTTCGAACCGCCGCCACTCCCGGTCGTCTCGGTGGCCTCGTCGCCGCCGGGGGCGCGGTGCTGGTCGGCGGGTCGCTCGTCGCCGAGGTGGACGCCCTTCCATTGGTCACCAGCAACCTCCTCGTCGGCAGCGTCGTCGGCGGCGCACTCTTGGTCATTGGCGTCGCGGTCGCCGCGCCCGCGGTTCGCGACCGCCTCACGGTCGCCAGACTCGTGGTCGCTGGCGTCGCGGTGGCGGCGCTGTTCGTCGGCGTCGGCGGGCGGGCGTTCGACGGCGGGTATCACGCACTGCTCGCGTCCGCTGCGGCGCTGTTCCCGTTCGTCGTCGCCCTCGGTCGGGCGGACGCCGCGAGCGCCAGCCTCGGCCGCCGAGCGTACGCGGCCTTGGCGGTGGTCTTCCTCGCGACCCTGGTCGTCGCCGCGCCGGTGACGAGTCTCGGCGGAACGCTGTTCTTCGTCGGCGCGATCCTCCTGACGCTCGCAGCCGTCGCCTTCCTCCCGGTCGCGGCGGCGCTGTACGCGCTGGGTGCCTCGACGGTCACGGAGGTCGGTGGAGCGTCGGCGGCCGACGCCGCCTGAGAACGAGTCGGTCTGTCGGGGTTAGCGAACGGGGTTCTCCGGGCCGCGCCCGATGAACTCGGCGGCGAACGCGCGGACGGTCTCGGAGTCGTACTCGTCCATCCGCAGGAGGTGTCGCCACGCGGTGAGCGTGTACGGTGCCTGCGGCTGGTCGTACGGGTTCGGGACGGCGACGAAACTCTGCCACGTGTCGGTGTAGTCGTCGGCCCACGTCTGGAGGTTCGAGCGCGCCTCGTCGGTCAGTTCGCCGGGAACGTAGTACGCGACGATCGCGCCGTGTTCGAGCGTGTGAATGATGTCGCCCATCGGCTGTGGCTCCTCGTAGAACCCCGCCTCGACGACGCCCGAGTAGTGCGGCCCGGAGGTCGGCGGCTGGGTGCTGTAGTCGACCTCGGTGCCGCGCTGGACGTGTTCGTTGCCCTGGTTGGGGAACGATTGGACGTCCGAGAGCAGGTCCGGGTCGCCGTTCTCCGGGAGCGACCCGGTGCCGCCGCCACCGCCGCCGAGACAGCCTGCAAGCGCCGCGACCGTGCCGCCGCCGAGGACGCCGAGCGCACGGCGTCGTGAGAGGGCGCCGTCCGATACGGAGTCGGATCCGTTCATTATGCTCTATTCACGGGACTCGGTGGATTCAATCCTTCCGGTCGCGGACGTCGCCAACTCACGACCGACAGCGGCGACCGTCGCTCACTCACCGACGCGCCCCGACTCACTCACCGAAGTGGATGCCGTGGAGGCGAGCGAACGCCTCGCGTTCGTCTGCTTCCGTCTCTGCACCGCGAGCGCCCGCCCGGACGAGGCGCTTCACGGCCGCCAGCGCGTCGGGGTCGTTCTCCGCGACCGCACGGGCGACGGCGCTGGGGTCGTCGACGACGCGCGAGACGAGGCCCAACTCGCGGGCCTCCTCGCTGTCGACGACGCGGGCCGACAGCGCGATGTCGAGCGCCGCCCCCTCGCCGACGATGCGTGGGAGGCGGGCGGTGCCGCCCCACGCGCCGAACAGGCCGAATGCGGCCCCGCTCTCGGCGAACGTCGCGTCAGGCGTCGCCACGCGAATGTCACACGCCAGCGCGAGTTCGACCCCGCCGCCGCGAGCGGCCCCGTCGACGCCGGCGACGACGACCGTCTCGGCCGTCTCGATAGCCTCCGCGACCCGCTGGCCGTGCCCCGCGAACGCCGCGGGGTCGTCGAGCGACTCGACCACGTCCAGGTCCGCGCCGGCACAGAAGGCGCTCCCGGCACCGCGGAGGAGGACGACTGGCTCGTCGGCGTCGACGACGGCGGCTTCGAGTGCGTCGAGGCCGTCGAGCGTGAGGGCGTTGCGTGCCTCGGGGCGGTCGAGGGTCACGATTCGATACGCCCCGTCGGCGGCGCGTTCGCTTCGGATCACGCCGCGGGGTAGCCCCCCGTTTCCAAAGGTCTTTGCGTGTGCCCGGCCTAGCTGATATCGATGGACGACGCCGCGCGGACTCGGGCCGCCGCGGAGCGGGCGGTCGGTGACGTCGATCCGCCGGCACTCCGGCGGGCGCTAACCGACCGCTTCGACGACGCGGAGATGACCCCGGGTGCGCTCACCCTTCTGTCCGCCCGTGCGCTCGACCCCGACGTCGACCTCGACGCCGTCGAGGACCACGCCGCTGGCGTGCAACTCATCTACGAGGGGCTTCGCCTCACCCGAAGCCTCTCGCAGACGGAGCCGTGGGCATCTGCCGACCTTGATGCCGACGGCGACATCGACGCCGACCTCGACGTACTCGCGGCCGATGTCTCCGTCTCGCGTGGGTTCTACCTGCTCGCCAGAACTGCCGCCGCCGAGAAGGCGGTCGAGACTGTCCGCGCGTTCGGGCGCGACCAGACGCTGCGCCGCGCGGCCGACACGGATGCCGAGAGCGCGGCGCTCGACCGCAATCTGGAGGCGGACGTGTTCGAACTCGCGGTCGTCGCCGGCACTGCCGCCGTCGGCACATCCGCGCCTGCAGAACTCGTCTCGTACGCGGCAGAGTTGGCGGGCGACGACGACCGGATGCCCTCGGTGGGGGCGCTCCCCGACTCCGCGAGCGACCGCATCGCCGCCCTCGCCGACGAGGACCGCGTCGCCTCTTCCGCCGACTCCTGAATCGGATCGCCGTCCCCCGCGTCGTATCGTGATACTGCGTGTCTCCCACGACGCGAATCGTAACGCCTAAAGACAACTCGCGGCTATCCGTAATCGCGCCTGGGTAGCTTAGCGGTAAAGCGCGTCCTTGGTAAGGACGAGAGCCCGGGTTCAAATCCCGGCCTAGGCTGTTCTCGTATCTCTCGTTCGAGTAGCCGTCCGCTCGGAGTTCTTCGGTTCGTTCCGCTCACCGCCCGAAGTGACGACGCCCGCCGTCTCAGTCGTCTGCAGTCGCGGATGCTGTGGCGACCTCGGCGTCGGCAGCGAGGTCGGGGACCGTCACGGTCACCTCGGTCCCGTCGCCGTCGGCCTCGACGATTGTCAGTTCGCCGTCTGCCATATCCGTTCCCCACGCGATCAGCCACAGTCCCAAGCCGCTGCCGTGGTCGAGCGCCGTCTCCGTCCCCCGTTCGAGCACTGCCTGTTCGTGGGCTTCGATCCCGGGACCGTTGTCACGAACTCGCACGCGAACGTGGCCGTCGGTAGCGACGGCCGAGACCGCGACGTGCGGGTCGGCGGCGGTGTTGTGTTCGGCGGCGTTCTCGATGACGTTCTCGTAGACCGCGGTGAGCACCGGCGAGACCCTCGCGCCGTCCACGTCGATGTCGATGTCGTACTCGACGTCCGGATACCGCGTTCGCACCGCGTCGACGGCCTCGGCGACCACCGCAGTCGCCTGGATCGGGGTCTTGGGGTTGCGCCCGTGTTCGAAGACGTCGATGGCGTCGCGGGCCTTGTCGCTGATCGATTCGATACGCAGCGCACCCTCTTTCACCGCGCTGATGCGCTCGGTGTCGCCGTTGTCCGCGAGGTCGGCGTGGCCGTAGATGAGGTTCGTCTCCGTGCGGATGTTGTGTCGGAGGACGCGATTGAGTACCTCCAGGCGTTGTTGGCGACGGAGGTGGTCGCTCACGTCGTGAAAGGAGATGACGCGGCCGAGCGAGCGGCCGTGAAAGTCCGTCACCGCGGTCACGTTGGCGTCGAACTGCCGTTTGTGGATCCCTTCTCCCTCCGCGAGATGTCGTGAGGCCCGTCCCTCCTCGGGGAGTCGATCGTAGTTGGGGATGACCTCCGCGGCGGGGCGACCGAGCGCTTCGCGACTCGACACCGACAGCACTGCGGTCGCCTCCTCGTTCATGTCGACGACGTAGTCGTGGCGGTCGATGACGACCGCACCCTCGCGCATCCGCTCGAAGACGAGGCGTCGTGCCCGGTGGTTGGCGGAGGGACTCGTCCCGAGCAGTCGAAACCGCGTGATAGCACCGAGGTACGCGACACCGGAGACGGTGAAAAACACCGGCGTCGGGTCGAGGCCGGGCACCGGCACTGCGCCGGCGAGAAACAGCGCGTTGCTCGCCCACGGGGCCATCGTCCCGACGAGTAAGCCGAGACTTTGCCCGCGAAACGGGAGCGCGTCGCTGCGGACCAGTCCCAGCAGCGGAATCGACCCGAACAGGCCGAGCAGGTAGGTGTAGCCCGCAATCACCCAGTACCAGGGGCCGCCGGTACGCTGGAGCACTTGGATGCTCCCTTCAGTCGTAATCGTCGAGTTGACGTACAACAGTTCGTGATAGTTGTCGGTCAGCGCCAAGACGACCGTGATGGCCGGAACGACGAGCAACAACGCGATGTACTTCGGTTGGACGTAGCGATTCCGGCCGGTGTACTCGAGTGCGAACAGAAACCACGCGACGGGGATGACGACGACGCCGACCCACTGGATATCCGAGTAGAACACCTTGGCGGCGAGCGAGTCCGCACGTAGTTCGAAGACGAAGAACACGGACCACCACACCTGTCCGGCGAGCATCGCTGCCAGCGGAACCGCCCCCGGTTCCGGACGCTCGCGCCACGCGAGGAGGGCAGCCGTCATCCCCACGACGATGGTGACGAACATCACCGCGGCGAGTGTGCCGGACGGGAACACGTACACCATCGTTCTCGGGAGCGGGGTAATAAATTACACCCTCAGAAACCCCGGTTTTTGTCGGCCTGCTCAAACGATCGCGACCGAACAGAGGATCGCGCCGACGACCACGACGTACTCACACTCCGACGCCAGCGATAGGAGGTCGTTGTCGACACGACCGAGGAGACCAGTCACGACCAGCGAGTAGCACAGTCCAAGGCCCAACGTCGCCGTCAACACGACCGAGAAGTGGCCGGTGTAGGCAGCCACGCCGACGACGGCGGCGGTGAGGAGGTCGACGCCGTACAGCGCACGACGCGTCGCCGGCACGCCGAATTTGACCGGGAGCGTCGCCACGTCGATGGCGCGGTCGGCCTCGATGTCGCCGACGTTGGGAATCTCCGTGTCGACGAACGACCGCAGGAAGAAGTACGCGAACACCGCGAGGGTCGCCGGCGTCACTGACGCGTCCGCGAACGCGACCGGCAGGGCGGTGAGCGTGATGGCCCACGCGAGGGCGACGACCGCCGAGTTGACCACGAGGACGTCTTTCAACCGGCGAATGCGCGACCCGATGTCGGGCATCCAGTCGGCGGCGTACGCGACCCAGAACGCCCCTGGAAGCAGCGTCACCGCAAACGCGGCGATACCGCCGAGGACGGAGATGGCGACGGCGAGTCCGTACGACACCGACGCCAACACGTACAACACGTTCCGATGCCGCCGGACGAACGCCGACCGTTCGGGGTCGGAGACGGCGTCCGTCTCCACGTCGGCGACGCGGTCGTTCGTGTACACCGCGAACGTCACTAACCCGACGACGACCGGTGCGAGACTCGGTTCCAGCGACAACAGCGTCATCGCGATCGCGACCTCGGCCATCGCGATGACCGCGAGATACGCGGAACTGTACACCAGAACGTTTCCGGCACGCTCCCCGTTTCGTGTGAACCACTCGACAGTGCGGTCCATCACCCCGTCCGACTCGACCCCTGACGCGTACTTCGATTCGTGTGGCATGTGTGTTCGGTGTATGTCACGATTACCTCGTCGACATACGATATTTCAGCGCTCACACGGCGAGTATAAAACTTCTTGTATATATAAAAATAACGCAGATATATAGATATATGTTGGGAAATTTAGCAATTCCTGTCAGAAGTATAAGCAAATTGGGCCGAACGAGACAACGTTCGTCGGTGTTACCTGACGAGGCGGTGCGTGTGCCGACCGTTATCGGTCACGACGCACGGCGACTCCCATCTCACTCGCTGAAGCCGGTTCCAGTGGCGGCGTCGGGCACTTCGTTTCGGACGACGTCGAGGCCGAGTTCCTCGATGGCGGCCTCCATATGCTCGTCGTCGACGTAGTTCGCGCCCGCGGCGACGCGTTTCGACTGTGCGAGTGCCATCACCTCGCCGCGCCGGTCGTCGGGGAGTTCGTACTTGTCGACGACGAGTTCGATGGTCAGACCGTTGTGGTCGCGGGTGTACAGCGAGTGGAA harbors:
- a CDS encoding histidine kinase N-terminal 7TM domain-containing protein, which codes for MVYVFPSGTLAAVMFVTIVVGMTAALLAWRERPEPGAVPLAAMLAGQVWWSVFFVFELRADSLAAKVFYSDIQWVGVVVIPVAWFLFALEYTGRNRYVQPKYIALLLVVPAITVVLALTDNYHELLYVNSTITTEGSIQVLQRTGGPWYWVIAGYTYLLGLFGSIPLLGLVRSDALPFRGQSLGLLVGTMAPWASNALFLAGAVPVPGLDPTPVFFTVSGVAYLGAITRFRLLGTSPSANHRARRLVFERMREGAVVIDRHDYVVDMNEEATAVLSVSSREALGRPAAEVIPNYDRLPEEGRASRHLAEGEGIHKRQFDANVTAVTDFHGRSLGRVISFHDVSDHLRRQQRLEVLNRVLRHNIRTETNLIYGHADLADNGDTERISAVKEGALRIESISDKARDAIDVFEHGRNPKTPIQATAVVAEAVDAVRTRYPDVEYDIDIDVDGARVSPVLTAVYENVIENAAEHNTAADPHVAVSAVATDGHVRVRVRDNGPGIEAHEQAVLERGTETALDHGSGLGLWLIAWGTDMADGELTIVEADGDGTEVTVTVPDLAADAEVATASATADD
- a CDS encoding UbiA family prenyltransferase is translated as MDRTVEWFTRNGERAGNVLVYSSAYLAVIAMAEVAIAMTLLSLEPSLAPVVVGLVTFAVYTNDRVADVETDAVSDPERSAFVRRHRNVLYVLASVSYGLAVAISVLGGIAAFAVTLLPGAFWVAYAADWMPDIGSRIRRLKDVLVVNSAVVALAWAITLTALPVAFADASVTPATLAVFAYFFLRSFVDTEIPNVGDIEADRAIDVATLPVKFGVPATRRALYGVDLLTAAVVGVAAYTGHFSVVLTATLGLGLCYSLVVTGLLGRVDNDLLSLASECEYVVVVGAILCSVAIV
- a CDS encoding DUF3105 domain-containing protein, with the protein product MNGSDSVSDGALSRRRALGVLGGGTVAALAGCLGGGGGGTGSLPENGDPDLLSDVQSFPNQGNEHVQRGTEVDYSTQPPTSGPHYSGVVEAGFYEEPQPMGDIIHTLEHGAIVAYYVPGELTDEARSNLQTWADDYTDTWQSFVAVPNPYDQPQAPYTLTAWRHLLRMDEYDSETVRAFAAEFIGRGPENPVR
- a CDS encoding non-canonical purine NTP pyrophosphatase gives rise to the protein MLRYVTTNAGKVREAREYLGDAVTQLNFDYTEVQAADLAPIAAYGAREAYRHADEPVLVDDAGLFVYGFDGFPGPYSAFVEDTLGVEAVRRLVTSELDDTSAEFRCVLAYCDGEAFDASPDPVDRDDRVAAAAAGPDAGEEGAEADALPVKLFEGVVRGDIVEARGDGGFGYDPIFEYDGSTFAEMGPDEKNAISHRGRALEKFGEWFQER
- a CDS encoding DUF7114 family protein, which gives rise to MDDAARTRAAAERAVGDVDPPALRRALTDRFDDAEMTPGALTLLSARALDPDVDLDAVEDHAAGVQLIYEGLRLTRSLSQTEPWASADLDADGDIDADLDVLAADVSVSRGFYLLARTAAAEKAVETVRAFGRDQTLRRAADTDAESAALDRNLEADVFELAVVAGTAAVGTSAPAELVSYAAELAGDDDRMPSVGALPDSASDRIAALADEDRVASSADS
- a CDS encoding enoyl-CoA hydratase/isomerase family protein, whose amino-acid sequence is MIRSERAADGAYRIVTLDRPEARNALTLDGLDALEAAVVDADEPVVLLRGAGSAFCAGADLDVVESLDDPAAFAGHGQRVAEAIETAETVVVAGVDGAARGGGVELALACDIRVATPDATFAESGAAFGLFGAWGGTARLPRIVGEGAALDIALSARVVDSEEARELGLVSRVVDDPSAVARAVAENDPDALAAVKRLVRAGARGAETEADEREAFARLHGIHFGE
- a CDS encoding DUF7119 family protein — its product is MSYERPGDGRDDDGRRERGDSERPRGSAPRPVDREAEVGEPVVRGDPAVTGERAREAARFDPDDEESLAAAADTVHRFATEAVGGDDNVVMLRGAAACAALVRGHGSYKAAAEAAGDGVEVSFIRKWARVHDLPESIRRHVARGHIAPTAAKHIARVAGDARFTLAWAVLDADLTVREVRRVASAVNDDVDPEAALREEDVSPGTLRLDLPLDTYRLLRDRASIENRDPGEVVADALDEYL
- a CDS encoding NAD+ synthase, which produces MSESVLLDEESTPLDLRLSEAELDRVHDHLTDFIADQVAAAGAEGAVLGLSGGIDSTTVAYLAVDALGKENLRGLVMPGSVNTEENMSDAERVAEDLGIEYDVVEIEPIAQTFYDVLPDAADDKMAESNVRVRIRAVLNYFAANADNRLVLGTGNRSEALTGYFTKYGDQAVDCNPIGTLYKQQVRQLAAHVGVPHDLVMKTPSAEMWTGQTDEEEMGLDYDTLDAVLALHIDGPLSTAATVRALDVTEAQVARVEELYESSKHKRAMPPAPAELTL